A region of the Stieleria neptunia genome:
GCCGAATACGACTTGTACGTTTCGACGCGACAACGAGAAGTCTTGGAAACCAATGTCGGTGGTGAAAGCGTGAGGTTTGATCTGTGGGAATCGGCCGTCGAGTTCGAGCCGATCAAGCGAGTCAAAGGAGTTTCGGCGATTACCCACGCAGCCTTGCACGATCAATCGGGGCGTCTGATTGCTTGCAGCACTACGTCAACAACACGTGCACTCACAGCGCCGGAGGACATTCTCTTGTCTGCCCAAAAGCTTGCTGTCGTCGTGTACGAGTCGGTCGAGGAATAGCGAAGCAGTGGTGACTGCAGTTGTTCAGCGAAGGGCAATGGGTGGCTGAGGTGTGCACCTTGCGGTGCAGGGGTCGCAAGCTGGAAGCTTACGCCACTTGTTCTTCCGGCAGTGTTCGCCGCGTTCACAGCGCCGGCCCTCTCTGGCGTTTGCTTGCTGCGCAAACGCCGTCTTTCCCAGCGGGAGAGAATCTCAATCGGTTGCCAAATCCTGTAGCAATCGAATCGACGTCCCGAGGGATCGTGCCTGTAAACAGCAAACCAGGCGAACCAGCTTGTCCCCGCTAGCCGCGGCGGATTTCGCTGCCTTTGAAGTACAGCGCGATTCGATAAACCTTCTTTTGGCAGCAGGTAATCGTGCCGGTCTGCAAGTCGACTTGTTCGGGGATCGCTCGGCGGCGGACATCGATCATCGCGTGATAGCCGCGTTCGGAAAAGATGTCGATCAACATCTGTAGCGCCAACGGATTGTCCAAGATTTCGTCTTCGCTGCTGATCGTGGCGCGTCCGGAAATGGCGTGCCGAAGGATGATCGGGACCAACTTGGCTTCGATCAATTCGACGACCGCATGGAAAATCTCGCCGTGGTCGTATTCGTACGTGTCCAGACGTCGCACCAAATCACGGCGTGCGTGTTGGACGATGTCACTGGCCAGCGGGATGTCGCCGATGGCGTGAAACGTTCGCGGATCGAGTTCCAGTGAACTTTGGTACTCGAGTTCGTTGAGGATGTTTTCTTGAACAACGACCAGGTCGGCTTGGGCGTTGATGAAATGGAAGTGGAAAATCTGTTTCAGCGAGACCAGCGCGTCGTAGGTTTTTTCCTTGAACACGCGATAGCGGTTGCGCGCCAGGGCCTCGTTGAAGTCCGTGTCCCGTTCTTCCCACAGCTCGCCGATCCCGCTGCGGGCGACCTCTTCATTGTGCGCGATGACTTGGCGTCCCCGCGACAGCTGGCGTTTGACGCTCTCGGATTCGTCGACGAACAGCACCATGATGTGGAACACCGGCGGCTTCATGTGTTCGACGTTCGGGTTGTCGATCAACTCGCGGCGGAGTGATTTCATCCGGTCATAGAGCGCCTTGAGGCATTCGACCTGGACCTTGGTGCGGGGGAATCCGTCCAGGATGGCGCCGTTTTGGAATTCCGGCTCGAGCAGTTTTCGCAGCACCAGCGAGACGACTTCACGGTCGCCGACCATGCCGCCCTGGGCTTTGATCGCCTTGGCTTCGGGCGAATTGAGCAGCTCGCTGACGACGATCGGTTTGGCGGTGATGTCGCGGACTTGCCGAATGAAATCGGTGTTGGTGCCTTTGCCGGCCCCCGGGGCCCCCCCCAGCAAGATCAGCTCGGTGGGAAACCGGAGGTTCAATTTCCCTTTTTCGAACTCCAATTCTTTCCAGACGGAATTGAAAATCAATTGCGCGTCTTTGACCTCAAGATCGGCCGGCGGGATCGGCTTCGGTTCGGGATCAGCAGCTGGATTCACGATACAACGGACGGGGCTAGGTAGTAGAGATGCGGAAGCGGTCGCTTCCGAGGAGCGTATAGGGTAGCACGGCCGGTTCAATACGGCACGCCGATCGAATCACACAAGAAACGCATCAGCGGTCGGGCCTGTTTGACCCGCTGGATGATCAAGTCCACGATCGCATCGCCGGTCAGCTCCGCCTCGCTCAGCGGCGCGATCGCGACGAAGTCCTTGCGGCGCAGGTCTTCGATCAGCGGATGGTCCTTGGGGTAATCGCGGGGGGCGGTTTTCAGACTTTCGCCGACAAATTCATAATCTGCCCGAAACGCTTTGTTGTCGCGGGCCCGTTTCCAGGCTTTCGGATCGGCGTCGATGGCGGCCCGGATCGACGCCAGGGCGCTGCTTTCGGGTCGCCAGGTGCCGGCCCCGATGAAACACTCCGCCGGTTCCAGGTGCAGGTAAATTCCCGGGGCGTGGACGTCTTTTCCCGCCTGGTGCCGCAACGAGATTCCGACGTTGGTCTTGTAGGGTGTTTTGTCTTTGCCGAACCGTGTGTCGCGGTAAATCCGCAGCACCGATCCGTTGTGCGCCTTGGCCGACACGTGCAGCATCGGGGCACAACGGGCGAGCGGTTTTTCCAGCCGCGCGACCAGTTCGACGGCCGGCCCCAGCACATTCTGCTGGTACAGCTGTTTGTGCTCGGCGAACCAGTCGCGGTTGTTGTTCCGTTTCAGCTTGCGGAGAAACGAAAACAGCGACTTGGGAAGAATGCCATTGCTCATCGGAGACCACTCTGGAGAGGAGATGTCGCACCGCGAGACTGTCGACTGCGAAATGGCGATCGCCCTCGGTCGGTCGCCCGCCGATCGTTGGCGTTATCGCTGTGTCGCCTGGATGCCACGGTCCTGCACGAGTTTGGCCGTCGGCAGCGTTTTTGCCAAGTATCGTTGCGAGACGTTGATGATCGTGCGGGCGAATTCGGCCTTGGTTTGGGCGTCGATCTGTGGCATGCGGTCGACCATTTCCAGCATCCCCTCGGGGTTTTTCTCGCAGGCCTGGGAAATTTGGCTGATGAACTTTGCCGTTTCGACGAAATTATGGTCCGCCGATTTCCCGATCAGTCCGCCCAGGGAACGGGCGATGATGTCGGCCCCCAGACTCTCGAATTTGATGTAGCAATCCAGGATGCCGGTGACGGTGGTCGATCCGTCGGCCGCGACGGCATAGGTGCTTTTGAAGACGAACACGCCCTTGCCGAGAATCGGTTTCTGCACAAATTTGCCGTCGTACATCCCGTCGGCCATGAAGACGTGCAGATTGCGATCGCCGTAGAGCAGATCGATCTGGCAGGTCGTGCCGCTGCCGTCGACCGCGTCGAGTTGGTACGGCCCCGTTCGGGTCGCCTGGACGTTGGTGATGCCCATCAAATCCCAAATCCCGATGATCGCCTCGGGTTTTCGGGTCAGAAACAGAAACAGTTCTTCGTCACAGCGAATCGCTTGGGTGGGCAGACGCCGATAGAGCGTCGGTTTCTCGGTCACCCCGGCCAGTTTGACCTTGGCGTGCGTGGTCAGCCGGTCCATCGGCAGCGCATCGAGCAATTCATCCCCGCGCGATGACGTGCCGTCCGAGTTTCCGCCCCACAGCGAACGCAACCCGAAGAGGTTGGAATTCCGCTCGGCATCATTCCCGTCGCCGCGATCGTCTGCGGTCGAGCGACCGTGGGTGGCCGAACGGTAGCGTGATTTGCCGGCCGGACCTTCGGCGACAGAGGGCGCATCGCCGATCGCCCAGCAAACCGTCAGCAGTACCAGCACTGCCCGGGCGCACACTGCACGGGCGCACGACCGCGAGGCGGGGGTAGCGGAGACGTGCCGCAGGCGCGCGATCGTGTGTCCCGTCGTCTTGGCCACCAAAATCCCCGTGTTGCGTTCGGAGCCAGGGGCCGAATCGGCCACCATGTCCACCGGATTAGAATTCGGCGATTGTCGGTGAAGGAGTTGAGCGAAAACCGCGGCGCCCTCCCGGCCAAGCATTTTCCCAGGCCCCCACCCGGAAATCGGGCCGGGGATTCCGGATTTCTTCCCCGGATTCCTTCAAGTTGCCGGGACTCGACACTGCAGACCGGATCTCGATAATCGCATCCAGCAATGCAGGTAACTCCAACCCCCTTACACCCGAACGACCGATGGCGAAGAAAACGATTGACCAAGTTGACGTGGCAGGCAAAACCGTGCTGATGCGAGTCGACTTCAACGTCCCGCTCGATGAGAACCAGACGATTACCGATGACCGACGCATCCGCATGGCCTTGCCGAGCATCAAAAGCGTCATCGATCGTGGCGGCAAGCTGATCTTGATGAGCCACCTGGGGCGACCCAAGGGGGAGCCGTCGGACGTCGAAAAATTTTCGCTCGCCCCGGTCGCCAAACGTCTCGGCGAACTGCTCGGCAAAACCGTCGCGTTTTCCAGTGACACCGTCGGGGCCGACGCATCGGCGAAAGCGGCCGCACTGACCGACGGCGACGTGCTGGTGCTGGAAAACCTGCGTTTCAACGAGGGTGAAAAGAAAGGCGACGCCGAATTTGCCGGCAAACTCGCCGCGATGGCCGATGCCTATTGCAACGATGCCTTTGGAACCTGTCACCGCAAGGACGCCTCGATGGTCGCGGTGCCCGAAGCGATGGCCGGCAAGCCGCGGGTCGTCGGCCATCTGGTCGCCAAAGAAATTCAATACCTCAGCGACGCGATCGCCAATCCCGAGCGACCGTTTGTGGCAATCTTGGGCGGTGCGAAAGTCAGCGACAAGATCAACGTGATCAACAATTTGCTGGGAATCTGCGATTCGGTGCTGATCGGCGGCGCGATGGCCTACACGTTTTCGTTGGCCAAGGGCGAAGCGGTCGGAAACAGCCTGGTCGAAAAGGACAAGGTCGATCTGGCCAAAGAACTGATCGAAAAAGGCGGCGACAAATTGGTGCTGCCGGTCGACACCCACTGCGGTGACGATTTCGGGGACCCCGCGGGATGCAACAAAGAAGTCGTTCCGGCGGGCGCAATCAAGGACGGTTTTGAAGGCATGGACATCGGACCGGCGACCAGCGCCAAGTATTCCGAAATCCTGGCCTCGGCCAAAACGATCGTCTGGAACGGCCCGATGGGAGTGTTTGAAAAGCCGCCGTTTGACGCCGGGACCAAAGCCGTCGCCCAAGCGGTCGCCGATAGCGATTCGATCAGCATCATCGGCGGCGGTGACAGTGCCGCCGCGGTCGACCAATTGGGTTTCGCCGACCAGGTCAGCCATGTCAGCACCGGCGGCGGTGCCAGCCTGGCGATGCTCGAAGGCAAGGCCTTTGCCGCGGTCGACTTGCTCGACGAGGCGTAGTCGATCGCCGCAGTTCCATGATCGGGTCGTGGATCTTGTGAAAGATCCTGCGGCCGGGGATCGATAACAAGATCTACTGCGCCGTCGGCTTCGTTGACGACCGTTTCACCGTTTGCAAACCAAGCCCACACGCCCGGAGCCGCTGCCCATGACTGCCGAAGACCGACGTTTAGACGAAAGCGACAAACGCCTTCAGAATTGGCAGCGATGGGGGCCCTACCTGTCGGAGCGACAATGGGGAACGGTTCGCGAAGATTACAGCGACGGCGGTGACGCGACGTGGAGCTACTTTCCCCACGATCACGCCCGCAGTCGGGCCTACCGCTGGGGCGAAGACGGGTTGCTGGGGCTCTGTGACCGCGAAGGCCGATTGTGCTTTTCGGTCACCCTGTGGAACGGTCGCGATCCGATTCTCAAGGAACGCCTGTTCGGCGTCACGGGCCCCGAAGGCAACCACGGCGAAGACGTCAAGGAGTGTTATTACTATCTCGATAGCACGCCGACGCACAGCTACATGCGGGCGCTGTACAAGTACCCGCACGCGATCTTTCCGTACGACGAATTGGTCGATGTGTCGCGCGGCCGGGAACGCACCGAACCGGAATTCGAATTGATCGATACCGGCGTGTTCGACGAATCTCGCTACTTTGACGTCGAAGTCGAATACGCCAAGGCCGGTCCCGATGACGTCCTGATCCGGCTGAACATCACCAACCGCGGCCCGCAACCCGCCGTGCTGCATGTGTTGCCCCAGTTGTTCTTTCGCAACACGTGGACCTGGCAATGCACCGACGAAGGCTGCACGACCCGGCCGACGATGAAGTTGGTCGGCGACGTGGTCAAATGCTTTCACGAATCGCTGGACGAATTCTGGTTCGCCTGCGATTGCATGGGCACCCCGGAAACCTGGGCGTGGCTGTTCACCGACAACGAAACCAACGCCGTCCGCCACCCCGATCTGCCGTCGGAATCGGAATACTACAAAGACGCGTTCCACCAATACGTCGTCAAGGGCGAAGTCAAAACCGTCAACCCGGATCAACGCGGGACCAAGTGCGCCGCCTACGGGCTGGATCTGGTGCTGCCCGGTGTGACCAAGACGATCAAGATGCGATTGTCCGGCCGCCAAGAGCCGATCATCAAGGAAGACTGTGGCGGCGACATCGCGAAATTTTCGTCGGCCGCGTTGGGCGAACGCTTCGACGCGATCTTTGAGTCGCGAAAGCGCGAAGCCGACGCGTTTTATGAAACACGCATCCCCGATTCGGTTGCCGAGTGCCGCCGCCCGGTCATCCGCCAAGCGTATGCCGGACTGCTGTGGACGAAACAGTTCTATCATTACGTCGTGCGGACCTGGCTGGACGGTGATCCCAACGGTCCGCCGGCCAATGAGATCCGCAAGCAGGGGCGCAACAGCGAATGGCGTCACCTGTTCAACCGCGACGTGATCTCGATGCCCGACAAGTGGGAGTATCCCTGGTACGCCGCCTGGGATCTGGCCTTTCATATGGTGCCGATGGCGCACCTGGATTATGGATTCGCCAAAGATCAGATGATCTTGTTCTTGCGCGAATGGTACATGCACCCCAACGGCCAAATCCCTGCCTACGAATGGCATCTCGCCGATGTCAATCCGCCCGTCCACGCCTGGGGTGTTTGGCAAGTCTACAAGGCCAGCGGTCCGCCACACCAACGTGACAAACTGTTCCTCGCCCGTGCGTTTCAAAAACTGTTGTTGAACTTCACCTGGTGGGTCAATCGCAAAGACCCGCGTGGCAAGAACATCTTTTCCGGTGGCTTCCTCGGTTTGGACAACATCGGCGTGTTCGACCGCAGCAAACCGCTGCCGCGCGGTCATCTGGAACAGGCCGACGGGACCGCATGGATGGCGTTCTATTGCGGGACCATGCTGCGGATGGCGATCGAACTGGCGGACGAAAACGAAGCCTACGGCGACATGGCCAGCAAGTTCTTTGAACACTACATCGCGATTGCCGAGGCGATGAACAGCATGGACGGCTCGGGGCTTTGGGACGAAACCGAAGGGTTTTATTACGACCACCTGTTCGTCGATGGTCAATCCATCCCGATCCGCGTGCGCTCGCTGGTCGGGCTGCTGCCGCTGACAACCGGTGTGATTCTGGAAGAACACATCATCGACAAGTTGCCCGGTTTCAAGCGACGGATGAAATGGTTCTTGAACAGCCGCCCCGACCTGACGCAACACATGACGTACATGGAGGGCGAAGACCCCGAGGAGACTAAGATCACGCGACGCCTGTTGGCGATCCCCAGCGAGGACCGGTTTCGTCGCTTGCTGAGCGTGATGCTGGACGAAACCGAGTTCCTGTCTCCCTATGGCATTCGCAGCATGTCCGCCGCCCACGGCGCCGAACCCTTCGTGTTCGACTTCGGCGGCCAACATCACGAAGTCCAATACGTGCCCGGCGAGAGTGAAAGCGGAATGTTCGGCGGCAACAGCAATTGGCGCGGGCCGATCTGGTTCCCGATGAACTACCTGATCATCCAATCGCTGAAACGCTACCACGCGTTTTACGGAGAGTCGTTTCGGGTGGAATGCCCGACCGGCAGCGGGCAGAGCATGACGCTGATGGAAGTCGCTCGGGAATTGGAAAGCCGCTGCATTTCGCTGTTCGAGTGCGACGAGGACGGAGCCCGGCCGGCCCACGGCGACGAATCACGCTATCGCGACGACCCCGCCTGGAACGACTTGATTCTGTTCTACGAGTACTTTCATGCCGACAACGGCAAGGGGCTCGGCGCCAGCCACCAGACCGGCTGGACGGCTCTGGTCGCTTCGATGATCCGCAGCCAGGCCGACGTGCCCAAACACGTCGGCACCGAGCTGATCCCCTGATCGGCCGGCCGCCCGATCAGCGGCCCGTCTGGCAACGCTGTGAAGCATTCTCCCCCTGTGTTTCTTCAAGGTTTTAGCGGCAGGGCGCGAGCCCTCCGGTTGTTCCTCTTTGCCAAAACACCGGAGGGCTCGCGGGCTGTCGTTTTTGTGAGCCGCGACGCGTGAGCGGCCGGGCACTGCGACGCTGCCCGAGGCCTTACGGCCAGCGGCTCACCATTGACCCAGCAGATCCCGACTAAAACGACAGCCCGCTCGCGCCCTACCGCTAAGAATGCTTCACAGCGTCGCCCGTCAGGGTCAACACCAGTCGCCGGGATCCGCCGTGATTGCGATGCTCGCAAAGGTAAATGCCCTGCCAGACGCCCAACAGCAACCGTCCGCCACCGACCGGGATCTGGACGCTGGCCCCCATCATGCTCGCTTTGACGTGGGCGGGCATGTCGTCGCGGCCTTCGAGCGTGTGCACGTAGGGCAGGGATTCGGGGACGGCGTGGTTCATCGCCGTCTCGAAATCCACACGGACATCGGGGTCGGCATTCTCATTGATCGTCAGTGAGGCGCTGGTGTGTTGGATGAACACGTGCAGCAGGCCCGTCTGAACCGTCGCGATCTCGGGCACACCGTCCATGACTTCCGAGGTCACCAGATGGAACCCTCGTGGCTTGGCCGGAAGCGTCAATGTTCGCTGAACCCACATACCTGGCACCACCGCTACGAAATAGTCGAACCGAAGAAAACGCGACAAAGAAAAAATTGAAACTTTTTTTCCTCGTCCGCGCGATCCAAAACCTAGCGATTGTGCACCGATTTTCCACAGTCGGCAAGGTGACGCTCACCAGAGGTGTCATTTTGTACGCTGCCCCATTGACGATCTGCCGGTGAATTGATCCACCGCGGTGGGCCGCCTATGTTAAGATCTGCCCCCTTGACGCGTGAAGGGGGCGTGAACGCCGTTTTGGACCCGGCCGGCGGGTCGATCCGGCGGCGATCAAGGCGACTTGCGGGGGCCCGCAAAGTGAAGCATTCCTGCTCCGCTGCCGGTTGGCCGGCGGAGTGGGACCACCCGACAATTTTCTTGACTCCCGTCAAGCGACGTGAATAATCCCCTCGTCCCAGCCCGGGTTGCGCGAAAAAGTGCCCGCGGGCAAAAAGTTACTGTTAACAAAAAGTGACTGTTAACGAATCACGTGCGTCTGCCAGGACCGACGCACCAAAGTCGTTCAGACATAGCTGTCGAACCCCTACAGAAGAGAGTGAGCGGAACCAAATGAAAGACATGTCCCGATGCAAGAACGTCTTCGAAGCGATCCTTCGTTACGGACACGATGAAGATTTCGTGCCCCACGAAGACGACCGATTCTCGCCGACCGACGCTCCCGCCGGAAGCGCCGAAAAGATTGAAGTGCTGCGTAGCCGAGTGGAACGCGGACAGCCGTTGTGGCACAACACCGACCGCGTTGATTACAGCGGCCTGACCGGTGCCATTCGCCCCCGCGAGTAGATCGATCGCTGCCGTCGTTGCACGGCAGCATCAATGCTGAGAAAGACCCAGACACCCCGTGAGCCACGCTCGCGGGGTTTTTTTGTGGCCCGAGACATCCATTGCCGTCCCGCTACGCTTCCCCAATCGCCCGGCCCCGTCGGGTAACCCTGTGAAGCATTTCTTTCGTGTGATTGACGAGGTTTTCGCGGCAGGGCGCAAGCGGGCTGTCGTTTTCGTCTGGCTCTGCTGAGTCATTGGTGAGCCGCTGGCCGTAAGGCCTCGGGCAGCTTCGCAGTGCCCGGCCGCTTACGCGTCGCGGCTCACAAAATCGACTGCCCGCTCGCGCCCTGCCGCTAAAAAACATGCTTCACCCCGTTACCCGCCGGGGTTGCGGCAACGGACAAAAGCTCTCACATCCGCGGTGGATCAAAATTGAGTAACAAGTTAAATCAAGGTGAGTTTGTCGTCGTCGGTGGCAGCAGCGGGATCGGGCTGGGGATCGTCAAACGGCTTGTCGAAGAGGGCCGCGCGGTCACCGTCCTGAGCCGGACCTGGGAGCACGCCGGAGTCTTGCCCGACGTCAAGCATGTTGCAATCGACGTGACCCGAGACGAGGTTTCCGGCGAGCTGCTTCCCGGGGTGATCCGCGGGCTGGCCTACTGTCCCGGGTCGATCCGATTGAGATCGTTTCGAGGCATCGCGCCGGAAGCGTTTCGGGAGGATTTTGAGTTGAACGTCGTCGGTGCGGTCAAGTGCATCCAGGCTGCGATGAAGGGGCTGCGGGCTGCGGAAGCGGCCAGCGTCGTGCTGTTCAGCACCGTGGCGGTCAAGATGGGAATCCCCCTCCACGCCTCGGTCGCCGTCGCCAAAGCCGGCGTCGAGGGATTGGCCCGAACACTGGCCGCCGAACTGTCACCGAAGGTCCGTGTCAATTGCGTCGCGCCGGCGCTGGTCGACACCCCGTTGGCCAGCCAGTTCTTTGGCGACGAAGAGAAGGAGCAGGCGATGGCCGCGCGGTACCCACTCGGTCGCACCGGAACCATCGACGATATCGCGTCGATGAGCCACTATTTATTGACCGACGGACCGTGGATCACCGGCCAGACGCTGGGGGTCGACGGGGGCATGAGCACGGTGAGGAAATAAGTCCTCGGCCGGCACGCCGTTCCCTGTTGTGCGTCACAGGGCGAGCGCGAACCCGGGTCGAGACGAACGGATTACAATCAACGGATGGTCCATCGAAAAACATTCCTTGTCCTCTGGCTCGTCTGGGTTTCCGCCTCGAGTGCCCAACCCCCCTCGCCGCGGATCATCACTTGCGGATGGAACGCGCCGACCGTCGCGCAGTTCGCCCGCGATCTGGACAAGATGCCTGGCGAATTGCCGCTGACCGGTTGCGTGTTGACGCTGCATGCCGATTCAGGAAATCCGGACCCATTGGCCACCGCGCATGGGACCGACGACTGGAGTCAGTTGGATGTCCGGCGATCGATCGAAGCCGCTGCGGCCGTTTCCAAAGAATCGATGCCGGACAACTATCTGTTGCTCAAGGCCAATCCCGGGGCTGTGGATTGGTTCGACAATGACGGCTGGCAAACGATCGTCGACCACTATCGCATCGCCGCGCGCTTGGCCCGTCAAGCAGGGTTGCGCGGGCTGCTGTTGGACTTTGAACCCTACACGCATCCGCACCGACAATTTCAGTATTCACGACAGGCGGCTGCCACGGAGCACGACTTTGCCGACTATCAAATCGCTACCCGCCGCCGCGGCCGCGAGATGATGAAGGCGATTGCGGCGGAGTTTCCCGATGCCGAAATCTGCACGTTCTTCCTGCTCAGCTACTTGATCGAAGACCACCACCATCGCGGGCCTTCCCCGGTCGGTCGCAGCGATGCCCAGTGGTGTTTGGCCGGTCATGCGTATGGTCTGTTGCCGGCACTGGTCGACGGCTGGTTGGATGTGCTCCCACCCTCGATCACCCTGATCGATGGCTGCGAAAACGGATATTGGTTCACTTCGGCCGGCCAATTTGAACGTTGTGCCCAAGCCGTCCGCCAGCGAGGCGTTCAACTGGTTTCCGGCGCAAATCGAGAAAAATACAGCAATCAAGTCCGCGTTGCATTCCCGGTCTATCTGGATGCCATCCATCCCGATCTTGCCGGCCGATACACGCTCGAGCCCACTCGGTCCGATCGGCTGGCACTGCTGAAACGGAACCTGAACGCTGCGATCGCATCCGGCGACGGATTGGTCTGGCTGTATGGCGAACAGGGCCGCTGGTGGCCCGAAGCCGGTGAGGAGTCGCTCTGGCAAGGCAAGGACACGTATCCGCACTGGGAGACGCAGATCCCGGGCATTTCCCGATTGATCAAGTCGGTCGTCGTGGACGCAACGCAGAAAGCCGCGTCAAAGGTTCCGCCGCAAACAAAACCATCGGCTCCACCAGACTCAAATCCAACGGCAGCGGCCGGCGACGCAGAAATTGGCGCCAGCGTGCTCGATCTTCAACCGGTCTGGGAAACGCGCAACGGGGATCCACGCGGAGAGGTGGTGCTCGGCGACGGCCAAGTGACGATCACCGCGGCGGAGGACGCCAGCGGCATCGCGACGTTCCCTACCGAGCCGAATCGCCGCTACATGATTCAGGTGCAAGTGGTCCAGCAAGGCCGCGGATTGACCAGGCTGTCGGTACGCTGGAAAACGCCTGACGGACAGTGGCGGACAAGCAGGGACAATGACGTCGTCGCGTACCCGCCCGACGGTGACCCCTTCACCCCGCGGACGATCACCGCGATCGTGACTGCGCCGCCCCAGCCACACCGTATGGTCGTGACCTGCAACGCATCGCGTCAAATCACCAAAGACGATGCGGCCCTGTTCGGAAACTTGTTGATCGGTGTGGTCGACGATTGATCGTCAAACCCCGGGCCCGCGATTAACCGCGACGGCGCTCCAGCAGCACCAGCATCAACAGCGCCATCAGCGAACGAAGCTCGTCGTCTTCGGGCATGTCGTTGAGCTTTTCGAGCACAAACTTGCCCTCAAACAGCGCCGGTTTTTTGGTCAGCTTCAACAACGGCGTCCCGTCGGGGCGGGAGACGATGTAGCTGGGATTGAGCAGATAGACGGCAGCCAAGCCGAGGATCGGAATCTCGCCGAGAATGCTCTCGAGCACCTTTTTCATCGGGCTCTCTTCGCGGATCTCCATGTCGACCTGGCCTTCTTGCATCACTTGGTAGTGCGCCGCCCACAACGATCGCATCCCCTTGCGACGGACCGATCCCCAGGGATTGCCTTCGGCGTCGGTGAAGCTGTAGTTGGCCGAGAAGTCCAACATCCGATCGGCTTCGATACGAAAGATCAACTGCGACTGCTTTTCGTCGTTGTAGATCTCGACTTTTTCCTTCAGCTTGAACATCTTTTGTTTGATGAACATCAGCACGTTGCCGTCGGCGTCCGAAGCGACGATCCGTTGGCCAAAGGTTAAGAGTTTGAAACTGAGGTTGAGCGGGTATTGCATCGATCGGGGCTCGGACAAGAAGAGGACACGTCAGAAATGCGACCACGATACTCGAATCAGGCGGTGACAAAACACCAGGCCGGCACGGTTCGGGAAACGACCGTTGTAACCGATGGGGCGCAAAAAAACCGCGTGCCGAGAATCGCGCGGCACGCGGTTTGAAGATTTTTTGAGCTCTGGGCGGTGATCCGCCAGAAACCGACTACTCGGCTGCGGGAGCCGGTGCGGCTTGCGGAGCGCTCTGTTGTTGCGCCAGTCCGGGACGAACACGCTTGTTGATGTCCGTTTCCAGAACGCCGAAGACGGCTTCGTGACGGGCGATCGACATTTGCAACGCGGCCAGCAGACGCTTGGCGGTGAAGAAGTTGACGATGATCCGCTGCTTGACTTCGATCGGCTCCTTCGGCACACCGATCGGCTGCGGGTTGAGACCGAAATCAACGATCAGCTCTTCC
Encoded here:
- a CDS encoding phosphoglycerate kinase; protein product: MAKKTIDQVDVAGKTVLMRVDFNVPLDENQTITDDRRIRMALPSIKSVIDRGGKLILMSHLGRPKGEPSDVEKFSLAPVAKRLGELLGKTVAFSSDTVGADASAKAAALTDGDVLVLENLRFNEGEKKGDAEFAGKLAAMADAYCNDAFGTCHRKDASMVAVPEAMAGKPRVVGHLVAKEIQYLSDAIANPERPFVAILGGAKVSDKINVINNLLGICDSVLIGGAMAYTFSLAKGEAVGNSLVEKDKVDLAKELIEKGGDKLVLPVDTHCGDDFGDPAGCNKEVVPAGAIKDGFEGMDIGPATSAKYSEILASAKTIVWNGPMGVFEKPPFDAGTKAVAQAVADSDSISIIGGGDSAAAVDQLGFADQVSHVSTGGGASLAMLEGKAFAAVDLLDEA
- a CDS encoding SDR family NAD(P)-dependent oxidoreductase — encoded protein: MSNKLNQGEFVVVGGSSGIGLGIVKRLVEEGRAVTVLSRTWEHAGVLPDVKHVAIDVTRDEVSGELLPGVIRGLAYCPGSIRLRSFRGIAPEAFREDFELNVVGAVKCIQAAMKGLRAAEAASVVLFSTVAVKMGIPLHASVAVAKAGVEGLARTLAAELSPKVRVNCVAPALVDTPLASQFFGDEEKEQAMAARYPLGRTGTIDDIASMSHYLLTDGPWITGQTLGVDGGMSTVRK
- a CDS encoding MGH1-like glycoside hydrolase domain-containing protein, encoding MTAEDRRLDESDKRLQNWQRWGPYLSERQWGTVREDYSDGGDATWSYFPHDHARSRAYRWGEDGLLGLCDREGRLCFSVTLWNGRDPILKERLFGVTGPEGNHGEDVKECYYYLDSTPTHSYMRALYKYPHAIFPYDELVDVSRGRERTEPEFELIDTGVFDESRYFDVEVEYAKAGPDDVLIRLNITNRGPQPAVLHVLPQLFFRNTWTWQCTDEGCTTRPTMKLVGDVVKCFHESLDEFWFACDCMGTPETWAWLFTDNETNAVRHPDLPSESEYYKDAFHQYVVKGEVKTVNPDQRGTKCAAYGLDLVLPGVTKTIKMRLSGRQEPIIKEDCGGDIAKFSSAALGERFDAIFESRKREADAFYETRIPDSVAECRRPVIRQAYAGLLWTKQFYHYVVRTWLDGDPNGPPANEIRKQGRNSEWRHLFNRDVISMPDKWEYPWYAAWDLAFHMVPMAHLDYGFAKDQMILFLREWYMHPNGQIPAYEWHLADVNPPVHAWGVWQVYKASGPPHQRDKLFLARAFQKLLLNFTWWVNRKDPRGKNIFSGGFLGLDNIGVFDRSKPLPRGHLEQADGTAWMAFYCGTMLRMAIELADENEAYGDMASKFFEHYIAIAEAMNSMDGSGLWDETEGFYYDHLFVDGQSIPIRVRSLVGLLPLTTGVILEEHIIDKLPGFKRRMKWFLNSRPDLTQHMTYMEGEDPEETKITRRLLAIPSEDRFRRLLSVMLDETEFLSPYGIRSMSAAHGAEPFVFDFGGQHHEVQYVPGESESGMFGGNSNWRGPIWFPMNYLIIQSLKRYHAFYGESFRVECPTGSGQSMTLMEVARELESRCISLFECDEDGARPAHGDESRYRDDPAWNDLILFYEYFHADNGKGLGASHQTGWTALVASMIRSQADVPKHVGTELIP
- a CDS encoding DUF2461 domain-containing protein codes for the protein MSNGILPKSLFSFLRKLKRNNNRDWFAEHKQLYQQNVLGPAVELVARLEKPLARCAPMLHVSAKAHNGSVLRIYRDTRFGKDKTPYKTNVGISLRHQAGKDVHAPGIYLHLEPAECFIGAGTWRPESSALASIRAAIDADPKAWKRARDNKAFRADYEFVGESLKTAPRDYPKDHPLIEDLRRKDFVAIAPLSEAELTGDAIVDLIIQRVKQARPLMRFLCDSIGVPY
- a CDS encoding secondary thiamine-phosphate synthase enzyme YjbQ; this encodes MWVQRTLTLPAKPRGFHLVTSEVMDGVPEIATVQTGLLHVFIQHTSASLTINENADPDVRVDFETAMNHAVPESLPYVHTLEGRDDMPAHVKASMMGASVQIPVGGGRLLLGVWQGIYLCEHRNHGGSRRLVLTLTGDAVKHS
- a CDS encoding nucleoside monophosphate kinase, with the translated sequence MNPAADPEPKPIPPADLEVKDAQLIFNSVWKELEFEKGKLNLRFPTELILLGGAPGAGKGTNTDFIRQVRDITAKPIVVSELLNSPEAKAIKAQGGMVGDREVVSLVLRKLLEPEFQNGAILDGFPRTKVQVECLKALYDRMKSLRRELIDNPNVEHMKPPVFHIMVLFVDESESVKRQLSRGRQVIAHNEEVARSGIGELWEERDTDFNEALARNRYRVFKEKTYDALVSLKQIFHFHFINAQADLVVVQENILNELEYQSSLELDPRTFHAIGDIPLASDIVQHARRDLVRRLDTYEYDHGEIFHAVVELIEAKLVPIILRHAISGRATISSEDEILDNPLALQMLIDIFSERGYHAMIDVRRRAIPEQVDLQTGTITCCQKKVYRIALYFKGSEIRRG